The genomic region aaaaattgggTTTAGGGTGGGGAAGGTTGGTTTTTCATTGAGACTTTTGAGGTTTGGTTGGAGttgaatttaagtaaaattcGTCCCATTCCATATCGATATATTTACTAAAATATCTATCTTTTAATTTCATAACAATTCTCTATATTCTTATATAAAACGTTCTAAAATTGTGGATCGAGAAAATCACTTTAGGGTTGGGGTCAGAGTTAAGTGTTAATCTATTAAATACGGTTCAAGATAGGACAAGTTAAGGTATTCACAAGTGAAAATTGAATCGAGACCAAAGCGGACAAGAAAATTCCATTCTATCCTGTCTTGTTATCATCCCTACTTTTCAAATGCATTAATAAATTGAAGGTTAAAATGTGTTATAAATTTTTGTACTCTTCGTAAGTTTAAACTTTAATCTCTCTACTTttcagttttcaaaatttagatctaactgttaacactgttaaaattatttcattaaatttaagTTCATTACATTGTCATTTTTTAGTTACATTTCCACCAAATTTcaagtgagtttttttttttaaattttaaaatgttaactATTAGACTTAAGttttgaaatctgaaaagtaaaAGTAAGGAAAAATGCAAAGGGGGCAAGTACGGGCATGGCGcccaaaaaaatagaaaattacatTTCAACcccttaaaaatattaaattataaatttatacgataaaattatactttgaccccaaaatcttaaaaaaatatttagtctttttcaaaaatgataaaattataaactaatacatgataaaattatattttaacattttaaaaatttataattcaattcctACCCCTCctaaaacatattttaacctaaattaaaCTTTGAATTTTTGTTCTAATTCACATCCAATCCTCATTCATGTAAAATGAAATTACATTGGTGGGAAGGGAAGTAAGGGGGAAAATCGTAGTTAAAAGAGCACGTGAACAATGTCAATTACTAGCGAAAACAAGGGAAAATCCTGTTTTTGCGGAGTCTTGCACTTTTCAAGCATTACATTTTACTAACATAAGAATCACTTCACCGATTCACATGATCTTTTAGCACGACGAAAACAAAATGAACTATTTTACCCTATCTCATAATTCAACATACTCACTTTCTTTTTATATAgaaattatttgaaaaaaaattcaaattttaattcatttaaattgTTGCTAATTGAAAAGGACGTGAGTTTGAATGTGCTGAaacgcattatcctcttatttataagttgagaaagGATTATAGGTAATTTTAAACattatttcaaaaataacaaATACTATCAAAAGCTATAATGAGGttgttcaaaaatattttaatagaaataaatagtgtatcttaatttttaaagttctttttatctatattaataataataaaattttaactgaATTTCTCTCACTATTTAATTAGATAccgatttaattaaaattttattttaaaaatacttttacgagattatatatgttttattaaataatttatatatatatatatatatatatattactttttaaaaagaaatacttTTGAAGAAACACTACCCCTTCCTTTCTAAGGATAATAtctttaacttttaaaaaagtttttttttttttaaatttcacatGGTGACATAACTTACTATATTTGGAAACCATGCTTTATAGGCTCACATCTAGATCTATCAGTTCTTATATaaacttgaaattttaatttaatgaatCGAGATTTAAACctgatttaatttgatttaagaATAAAAAGACAATAACTTAAACTTATCCAACCCGAACCTAAATTGATATAAATTTGAATCttgaagtaaatcaaaatcaaagCAACCCGAAATAATCGAAActtaaaattatttgaattcaTAATGAATCAATATGAATAACTCGACCCATAAATTTATATGACTAAAATTCAAAACAACCCAAAACTAGAATGACTTAAACTCAAAACTAACCCGAATCaaaatatcctaaaaatattcaaaataagttTATCCAcgtaaaattcaaatatatatgaaACATAAATATATACTTCCGAGTAGGGGCAGATGGTAAAAAGAGCTATCCTGCTAAAAATTCTAATTAATCCCTACAAAAACTTTGCAAATTTTAATCAAATcctctaaaattttcaaaatttatcattttttttacaacttttaatTAGAATCAAACCCctagaaaaataaagaatccaataaatcattaaaaattccaCAATGGTTTTTGGAAGTTCGTATGCCAACTGGTCGTATACCCCACCACCACCCCTAACTCCCCTTACTCTTCTTGCTTATAAAGAGCCGCCATTGCCAAAGCTTTTGCTCATTACCATCATCCTCTTTATATATCCTTCTTCATCATTtccaaattttgatgattttcctctttttttattttatttttatttaaaatttgaaactgCTAACATTATTACATTTTCATTAGCcttaagagaagaaaaaaaaaatgtcatCGAATTCAATGTCTGGTTCATGGACAGCCAAGCAAAACAAAGATTTCGAAAGGGCTTTAGCTGTTTACGACAAGGACACACCAGATCGTTGGTACAATGTTGCTAAAGCTGTGGGAGAGAAAACTGTTGAGGAAGTGAAGAAGCACTATGAGCTTCTTCTTGAAGATGTTAGACGCATCGAGTCGGGTCGGGTTCCTTTCCCCGACTATTGG from Gossypium arboreum isolate Shixiya-1 chromosome 1, ASM2569848v2, whole genome shotgun sequence harbors:
- the LOC108481319 gene encoding protein RADIALIS-like 2, with product MSSNSMSGSWTAKQNKDFERALAVYDKDTPDRWYNVAKAVGEKTVEEVKKHYELLLEDVRRIESGRVPFPDYWTVTGNRQA